TCTGCGTTCACCGTCCCGGCATCGATTAATCCTAATCGAAGTTTGTTGCGTTGCGTACCAGAAGGGTAACACTCAATGTCCGGTATCGTTCTCTCATCTTCGGTTCGTCAGAACCTGCTCTCCCTCCAGTCCACCGCCGATCTTCTCGCCACCACTCAGAGCCGTCTGTCGACCGGCAAGAGCGTGAACTCCGCCCTGGACAATCCGACCAACTTCTTCACCGCCCAGTCGCTCGACAACCGCGCCAGCGACATCAACAACCTGCTCGACGGCATCGCCAACGGCGTGCAGGTGCTGCAGGCTGCCAACACCGGCATCACCTCGCTGCAGAAGCTGATCGACAGCGCGAAGTCGATCGCCAACCAGGCGCTGCAGACCACCGTCGGTTACTCCACCAAGTCCAACGTCTCCACCACGATCTCCGGTGCGACGGCGGCCGACCTGCGTGGCACGACCAGCTTTGCCAGCGCCACCGCAAGCAGCAACGTCATTTATGACGGCGCCGCCGGCGGCACCACCGCAGCGAGCGGTGCGACGACCCTCGGGGCCACCATCGGCGTTCTGCAGGGAACGGCGGCAACGGCCGGTGACGGCACCACGGCCCTGACCGGCGCCATCACCCTGATCGCCACCAACGGCACCACGGCGACCGGCCTGGCCGCCAACGCCCAGCCCGCCGACGGCGACACGCTGACCGTGAATGGCAAGACCATCACCTTCCGTGCGGGCTCCGCTCCGGCGACGTCAGGCGTTCCGACCGGCTCCGGCGTCAGTGGCAACATCGTCACCGACGGCAATGGCAACTCGACCGTCTATCTCGGTACCGCGGGTACGCCGACCGCGAGCGTCAGCGACCTCTTGACAGCAGTCGACCTCGCCAGCGGCGTCAAGACGGTTTCGATCAGCTCCGGCGCTGCGACCATCGCCACGAGCGTCAACCAGACCGCCTCGAGCGTCGGCGGCGGCAAGGTCTCGCTGGAAACCTCGACCGGTGCGGACCTGAGCGTGACGGGCAAGGCTGACCTGCTCAAGGCTCTCGGCCTGACCACGTCGGTGGGCGGCGGCAACGCCACCGTCAACGTCAACCGGACCACGAGCTCGGCCTCGCTGGGCGCGACGATCGCTGACGGTTCGACGCTGAACGTCGACGGTCACGTCATCACGTTCAAGAACGCGCCGACCCCCGGCACCACCGGTGCGCCGAGCGTTCCGTCCGGCTTCGGTGCGAGCGGTGCGGTCGTCACCGACGGCAACGGCAACTCGACCGTTTACCTGCAGGGCGG
This genomic interval from Bradyrhizobium guangzhouense contains the following:
- a CDS encoding DUF1522 domain-containing protein; amino-acid sequence: MSGIVLSSSVRQNLLSLQSTADLLATTQSRLSTGKSVNSALDNPTNFFTAQSLDNRASDINNLLDGIANGVQVLQAANTGITSLQKLIDSAKSIANQALQTTVGYSTKSNVSTTISGATAADLRGTTSFASATASSNVIYDGAAGGTTAASGATTLGATIGVLQGTAATAGDGTTALTGAITLIATNGTTATGLAANAQPADGDTLTVNGKTITFRAGSAPATSGVPTGSGVSGNIVTDGNGNSTVYLGTAGTPTASVSDLLTAVDLASGVKTVSISSGAATIATSVNQTASSVGGGKVSLETSTGADLSVTGKADLLKALGLTTSVGGGNATVNVNRTTSSASLGATIADGSTLNVDGHVITFKNAPTPGTTGAPSVPSGFGASGAVVTDGNGNSTVYLQGGTVNDVLKAIDLATGVQTATVNANGTATLATATGQTNSSINASGQLKISTGVNADLSVTGTGNALNVLGLAGNTGTANAFTAARTSGVGGITGKTLTFTSFSGGTAVNVTFGDGTNGTVKTLDQLNSQLQANNLTATIDANGRLTISTTNDYASSTIGSSTAGGSIGGTLTTALTFSTASTPVQDAVAQTSRANLVNQYNNILQQIDSTSQDSSFNGVNLLNGDQLKLVFDETGKSSLSITGVTYNSKGLGLAALTGGVDFIDNSATNKVLTNLNTASSTLRSEASALGSNLTIVQVRQDFNKNLINVLQTGSSNLTLADTNVEAANSQALSTRQSIAVSALSLANQSQQSVLQLLR